CGATGACACCAGTAAGCTTGTGACGACCGTCAATGACACCACGATAGCCACAAGCTTTACAATCATAGGAAATTGTCTGATCCTTCTTATTAATGCTTAATTCAGTTTCCGGATTTTGACAAGAAGCGCATAGCACAAAACGGCGGATAAATACATCCAACAGATCTTGAAGCTTTCCAGCATCATGAGCACCGTTCACAATGTAACGGTCCATGTCAGCAATAATGGTGGTTTGGGCGCCCAActcaaaaccaaaaaatttagttaCATACAAAGGGGGTCTTCCCAACGCCTTAGCGATATCGGACATGTTCGGGATTACAGTCTTTATACCATTTCCCTTGCCTTCGATTTTAGATTGCAGTTTTGGCATTCTATAACGATAGAAGCTATCTTTGACATCACGTCGGATGTTAATGGTTGCCATTGTTATTACAGTCTCGATGATTTTTTTAggtaatataaaaaaatttgctcTACTTTATGTCTTTAAAAAGCGCTTAGTGCTTGTGACTTattctaaaatttgaaatatcaTAACAAGTCACTCTTTCGATAAAAAATCCGTATTATCTTTAAAATGTTCCTTTTATTTCAGATGGCCAGTCCTTGAACGTTGATTAAATGCACagttttgtattttaaacGATGTCTCAAACATGAAAGTCCTTTGGTGATGGTTTTCCAAAGGTATGTGTCAAGGTAAGGTGTTTggtaaaaaacaaaagttgcAGCCacaactttttattatttttaaccCACTCCAGTCACGTGCCCTAAGATGAGTAAAATTGTCATTTTAACGCCATGACGTTAAAAATCGTTATTcgtctttaaaaaaaatccatattttgtaaacacAGCATTCGCATAGAGCTTCATTGTATACCAAACTGTTAGACCTCAATTTTCCCTCTCTTTAAATTCGAGATTTCTGATAAATTTACTTGTTTGATGTCTCATTTCTGTTCCAAGGATTTCGTTTCCTAATAGACCGATTGGAAAAATGTGTAAACATTTCAAGtttttagcaaaaaatcTACTAAAAGTGTCGGGTAGCAAAGAAacataaattaaaagaagcttCGTAAAACAATTTTCGAAATCGCGAGTTAGTAATGTGGCGATCTTAAGGTCAAGATAGGTATTTACTATCCCGTGTTACGAAACTTTGGTTCAATATACTCTAGGGAGAAATATCTAAAAATGTCTTTTTCAGCTTCCACGGGATCCTTCCACTCATTAAATTCGTCGGGACATATGTCTTTTCCTGTTTTAAGATTTATGATTTCGAACGAATCATAGCTTAGACCCAAATGAGAGTTAGCATAAAGCTTCAAATCgcgaagaaaaaatattcctCCACTCCATCCTAATACGGCAGAGCCTATGTATGCAGGCGGCACTACTATAATATCAACACGCCTATTGATTTTAGAAGAATTTGACAAAATGACTGCTAGCATTACATAACCTTTCTTTCCTCCGCAAGAATGTTCCTGAACAGAAATTAGTCGGAATTGAAATTCCTCGTCTAAAATTCTTAAGAGAACATCCACCAGATGTTTTGTAGAATGAGTATGTGATGGACTCAACACCATATCAACGTCCGCTCCAACAGGCTTTCCCCGACGAAATCCACCTACTAGACAAGACTGAATTTTAATTCCATCCGGCATCCGTGAGACAATAGTTTCATAAATCTCCGTGGCTTCCTCAATGGTTACagttttacaaaaatctTCATAAAACTCCAGACCaacttttatttgtttgGTAAATGAATCTTTGTGCTTCCTAACTTGTTCAATCGTACGCCAACCCTTTTGGTACCATTCAGCAGCATGAGAAGCACCAACTCCgaaaatattgtaaaataaaagcaaaatttttgaagccGGATCCTTCTGAAATTCCTCAGCTTCTTTTAAGGTTCCCGTTGATGCAAACTCTTTCCAAAGATGTACTATTTTGGGCCCACAACCGGGCATTTTCTCTAATTGTTCTGCGCTATCGATAGGCAAGGGAAAAGCTTTAATGGTTGCAATCGCCATTCCGTATGCCCTAGTCCTTACTGATTCACCGTTTACTTCTCTGCATGTTTTCAAGACACTTAAAGCATTCACAAAGGCTTGATTGACACATTTAAGCGGTGTCTTTCTCTGGCACGCATACCGTGGAATTTCAAGAACGTAAGGGTATTCTTTCGTAGTCGGATAAACTGATCCTTCTTGATCAACATTGTCAATGCTTTTAACTTcgttattattttctgtGTTTGGAGTTTCGtggttttcaaaatcgTTTGGTGCTTCAGTGTGCGAAGCAGGTCTTGTTGAAGGTGTGTACGGCGAGCCAACTTTCATCTCTGGTTTTCGATGCCATATCACATATGGATTCCCGGGCGTTAAAGATTCTTTAGGCTCGTTAAGCCAGTCAATTTTAACAATCAACTTACACGATACACACGTCTCTAACGGTGTTCCAATTGTTCTTAGCTCTCGCCGAACTCTGTTAATTTGACTGTAATTGACAAAAATGTAATCCGCTTTTGCTGCATCGTTTGTGAATTCTCCTccaaaatttacaatttttgatCGCGCATCTTCATATTGTGAATTGGACAAGCGATTATGTAGTACATAATTTGTACTGCTTGCAAGAATCTTCATTTTGAACAATTACAACTAAGGGAACAAAAAACGTATTGCCTATTAATTGACCTTGTAATAAATTTCGAGGTTACCCAATTCTTAGAACAAACTAatatggaaaataaaaacaagcTAAAGGCACAATAAAGCATCTACTAAGTTACAAAGCAATGATAGACATGATGATGAAACCGACATG
This portion of the Schizosaccharomyces pombe strain 972h- genome assembly, chromosome: I genome encodes:
- the pol4 gene encoding DNA polymerase X family, whose protein sequence is MKILASSTNYVLHNRLSNSQYEDARSKIVNFGGEFTNDAAKADYIFVNYSQINRVRRELRTIGTPLETCVSCKLIVKIDWLNEPKESLTPGNPYVIWHRKPEMKVGSPYTPSTRPASHTEAPNDFENHETPNTENNNEVKSIDNVDQEGSVYPTTKEYPYVLEIPRYACQRKTPLKCVNQAFVNALSVLKTCREVNGESVRTRAYGMAIATIKAFPLPIDSAEQLEKMPGCGPKIVHLWKEFASTGTLKEAEEFQKDPASKILLLFYNIFGVGASHAAEWYQKGWRTIEQVRKHKDSFTKQIKVGLEFYEDFCKTVTIEEATEIYETIVSRMPDGIKIQSCLVGGFRRGKPVGADVDMVLSPSHTHSTKHLVDVLLRILDEEFQFRLISVQEHSCGGKKGYVMLAVILSNSSKINRRVDIIVVPPAYIGSAVLGWSGGIFFLRDLKLYANSHLGLSYDSFEIINLKTGKDICPDEFNEWKDPVEAEKDIFRYFSLEYIEPKFRNTG